In Candidatus Cloacimonadaceae bacterium, one genomic interval encodes:
- a CDS encoding ABC transporter ATP-binding protein, which translates to MNKNLKWVFRQWMTQKGFVLLMLVFTLGSSAVSIAYPIVFRKLIDILQRTTTLVPELRGDQMAAVNRVIMLFLAIGIAQLVTGFYPALRGWMNVRFEHRLRIFYFRFVTQKDFTFFQKYRTGDVVTRLTDDLSDFPKISWFLCSGIFRAVNSFSLILFSLIVMFSINPRLTLLSIAPLPLMMVVFYFTSDRLYKNFERNQQAISAINSQLEMSFSGIRIVKAFVSEEKYNRFFDVALAKRFKTEMSVVKLNAILHLIYEYIDYIALVGVILFGGYMAVKGHITAGTFFLFYSYLSMIIYPLLDLPQLFVSGRQAFVNIDRLEEMKDFPTFNQSSAGIRKVEGFDHLRFNKVGCSYPGKNEEVISDCDFTLDKGEKLLILGATGAGKSTIANLIMGLIQPTQGHLFINDIDYQSIDLTSLRDIVAYVPQEPVLFSGTIRENIGFTLDVTDVFEYSKAVKTSQLEAEIAAFPNQDETLVGQRGLGVSGGQKQRITIARALIKQPQLLILDDITASLDAENEEKLWQQINANYPGIAAVVISHRLSTLRYVDQVLFIDYNGFCHKGTHEELVFSNKEYHDFLHEHLRES; encoded by the coding sequence TTGAATAAGAACCTCAAATGGGTGTTTAGGCAATGGATGACGCAAAAGGGGTTCGTTTTGCTCATGCTTGTCTTCACGCTTGGCAGTTCCGCGGTTTCCATCGCCTATCCGATTGTTTTCAGAAAGCTGATCGACATCCTGCAAAGGACGACCACTCTCGTCCCTGAATTGCGTGGTGATCAAATGGCTGCCGTGAACCGCGTGATCATGCTCTTCCTTGCCATCGGGATCGCGCAGCTTGTGACCGGTTTCTATCCAGCTTTGAGAGGTTGGATGAACGTTCGTTTCGAGCATCGGCTGCGCATATTCTATTTCAGGTTCGTCACTCAAAAGGACTTCACTTTTTTCCAGAAATACCGCACCGGCGACGTTGTCACAAGGCTCACGGACGATCTCAGCGATTTTCCCAAGATCAGTTGGTTTCTCTGCTCTGGGATCTTTCGCGCGGTCAATTCATTCAGTCTGATCCTCTTTAGCCTCATTGTGATGTTTAGCATCAATCCGCGTCTGACCCTACTTTCGATCGCTCCGCTACCGCTGATGATGGTGGTTTTCTATTTTACCTCGGATCGCCTGTATAAGAATTTTGAGCGCAATCAACAAGCGATCAGCGCCATCAACAGTCAGCTCGAAATGAGCTTTTCCGGCATACGCATCGTCAAGGCTTTCGTGAGCGAAGAGAAGTATAACCGCTTTTTCGACGTCGCGCTGGCAAAGCGTTTCAAGACCGAAATGAGCGTGGTGAAACTGAACGCCATCCTGCATCTGATCTATGAGTACATCGATTATATTGCGCTGGTGGGAGTGATCCTTTTTGGCGGATATATGGCAGTGAAGGGACATATCACTGCTGGCACTTTCTTCCTGTTCTACAGCTACTTGAGCATGATTATCTATCCGCTATTAGATCTCCCGCAGCTATTTGTTTCCGGCAGGCAGGCGTTTGTCAATATCGACCGCCTCGAAGAAATGAAGGACTTCCCTACTTTCAACCAATCGTCGGCAGGGATCAGAAAGGTGGAAGGCTTTGACCATCTTCGCTTTAACAAAGTGGGATGTTCCTATCCAGGCAAGAATGAAGAGGTCATCAGCGATTGCGACTTCACCCTTGATAAAGGTGAAAAGCTGCTTATCCTTGGCGCCACCGGTGCAGGAAAATCCACGATCGCGAACCTGATCATGGGATTGATTCAACCTACTCAGGGACATCTCTTTATCAATGATATAGACTACCAAAGCATCGATCTTACCAGCCTGAGGGACATCGTTGCCTACGTGCCTCAGGAGCCGGTTCTCTTTAGCGGAACCATTCGTGAAAACATCGGCTTCACGCTGGATGTAACTGACGTGTTTGAATACTCCAAAGCGGTCAAAACCTCCCAGCTCGAAGCTGAGATCGCAGCTTTCCCCAATCAGGACGAAACTCTTGTCGGACAGCGCGGTTTGGGCGTTTCCGGAGGTCAGAAACAAAGGATTACCATCGCCCGTGCACTGATCAAACAACCTCAATTGCTTATTCTGGATGATATTACCGCAAGTCTGGACGCCGAAAACGAGGAAAAGCTCTGGCAACAGATCAATGCCAATTATCCGGGTATCGCTGCAGTGGTGATCTCACACCGGCTTTC
- a CDS encoding ABC transporter ATP-binding protein: MSEPKQNFAYYLRLLYPYVKKDRGLLYFGLFAMLLTSALQLVDPLILAMIVDKSIPSGNVNQMFNYGFLFMGVVLVSGLLSYLQVVLLSRLGIKVITNFKAKVFSHLLKLPIQWFNRKPVGELIARVESDSERVKVLFSELSIRIIGNVIFFFGVFIVLFLREWRITIFILPAVIATIVLYYYLIRYISKFYKQIRERYADITAKITDYVQGMPIIQALNRQDKIIIDLERCSAAKMKLERRTSFLEYGSQSIFMFIFNVLFIVVVIKLSAPKIISGAVTIGTLIVFIQYIYRMIWPLLHISENVMQIQRSFVSLKRILELTELETEDELFTGRIVPSFEKEIVFENVWFAYNDEEWVLKDVSFCIPKGGKIALVGASGSGKTTTVSLLCGFYPIQKGRILVDGTPLSETDFRAWRKKVGLILQDIFLFPGSILENVRVYNDLVPEAKVKEAINIVQMDDFIRNQGNGLHTELAERGQNISQGEKQLISFARALAFDAELIVMDEATASIDPQTEAKIQRTMHKVFANATAVVVAHRLTSVLDADEILFFSEGEIIDRGTHQAMMLSSMEYRKLVELQMLGKENRVE; this comes from the coding sequence ATGTCCGAACCAAAACAGAACTTCGCATATTACCTGCGGCTCCTTTATCCATACGTGAAAAAGGACAGGGGATTGCTTTATTTCGGGCTCTTTGCCATGTTGTTGACCTCGGCGTTGCAGCTCGTGGATCCGCTGATCCTGGCGATGATCGTGGACAAGAGCATCCCTTCGGGAAACGTGAACCAGATGTTCAACTATGGTTTCCTGTTCATGGGTGTGGTGCTCGTATCGGGCTTGCTTTCCTATCTCCAGGTCGTGCTATTGTCGCGGCTCGGAATCAAAGTCATCACCAATTTCAAAGCCAAAGTCTTCAGCCATCTGCTCAAGCTGCCGATCCAGTGGTTCAACCGCAAACCGGTGGGAGAATTGATTGCCCGCGTTGAAAGCGACAGCGAGCGCGTAAAGGTACTGTTTTCAGAGCTTTCCATCCGCATAATCGGCAACGTGATCTTCTTCTTTGGCGTATTTATCGTACTCTTTTTGCGCGAGTGGCGGATCACGATCTTCATATTGCCTGCGGTGATCGCCACTATCGTTTTATACTATTATCTGATCCGATATATCTCAAAGTTCTATAAGCAGATACGTGAGCGCTACGCGGATATAACCGCAAAGATTACGGATTACGTTCAGGGCATGCCCATCATCCAGGCTTTGAACCGTCAGGACAAGATCATCATTGATCTGGAGCGCTGTTCGGCTGCCAAGATGAAGCTGGAAAGACGCACTTCCTTTTTGGAATATGGCTCTCAGAGCATTTTTATGTTTATCTTCAACGTGCTCTTCATCGTTGTCGTGATCAAGCTTTCCGCGCCAAAGATCATTAGCGGAGCGGTGACCATCGGCACTTTGATCGTCTTTATCCAATACATCTATCGCATGATCTGGCCGCTGCTGCACATATCCGAAAACGTGATGCAGATCCAACGTTCCTTTGTTTCCCTGAAACGCATATTGGAGCTGACGGAACTGGAGACTGAGGATGAGCTTTTCACCGGCAGGATCGTTCCTTCCTTTGAAAAAGAGATCGTTTTTGAAAACGTGTGGTTTGCCTACAATGACGAAGAATGGGTTTTGAAAGACGTCTCCTTTTGCATCCCCAAAGGTGGAAAGATTGCTCTGGTAGGCGCTTCTGGCAGTGGCAAGACGACCACCGTGAGCCTGCTCTGCGGCTTCTATCCCATCCAAAAGGGAAGAATTCTCGTGGACGGAACTCCGCTCTCTGAAACTGATTTCAGAGCCTGGCGCAAAAAGGTCGGGCTAATTTTGCAGGATATTTTCCTCTTTCCGGGCAGCATCCTTGAAAACGTGAGAGTCTATAACGATCTTGTTCCCGAAGCCAAAGTCAAAGAAGCGATCAACATCGTGCAAATGGACGACTTTATCCGCAACCAGGGCAACGGACTGCATACCGAACTCGCGGAACGCGGACAAAACATCTCACAGGGCGAGAAACAACTGATCAGCTTTGCCCGAGCGCTGGCTTTCGACGCCGAACTGATCGTGATGGACGAAGCCACAGCTTCCATCGATCCGCAGACCGAAGCCAAGATCCAACGCACCATGCACAAGGTCTTTGCAAACGCTACGGCGGTCGTGGTGGCGCATCGTCTCACTTCGGTTTTGGATGCCGACGAGATACTCTTTTTCAGCGAAGGCGAGATTATCGATCGCGGTACGCACCAAGCTATGATGCTTTCTTCAATGGAGTATCGCAAACTGGTTGAGCTGCAAATGCTTGGCAAGGAGAATCGGGTTGAATAA
- a CDS encoding DUF4097 family beta strand repeat-containing protein, translated as MKAMKLRHVFNYVGIEKVMIRNYLAPLSILPSETDKVELTGDLYLVDPAEDFDFEEYVSASFNETELKIELDELSELEQGFFSLGKSSISLMIPKGVKLSVETDNLPLSVQNLDVDLEISNENGPVMINNCHGKKKIESENGPVKLHNCEGDLDIELENGPLSAEAMSGDQIIIKSENGPVKLRAACFKAVEIENENGVIYYETLPVEGGNFRFENENGIVHLVLPEDFDFELNAKTALGTLKSKIDIQITRDDDSFHMIRGTGDTKIEIITENGMIKLSSDGHMNLSFLMMKLAQLKDGINITMSDQDKEKVMKLMENISAYVEKTVKSIDEEKIQSTIIDAIGKLKETVSGFDVYETKDKVVSNVDKISKEIGESFQEIIKVFKEKVASEFKKERLQEHFHGEKDMFKNYFKKVFDSPLIKPYLGGDLSDKEKDLVNERSRIKILEMLEAGKITSEEAERLLKAISKE; from the coding sequence ATGAAAGCCATGAAACTCAGACACGTATTCAACTATGTGGGCATCGAGAAAGTGATGATCCGAAATTATCTGGCACCGCTTTCGATCCTGCCGTCCGAAACGGACAAAGTGGAACTAACCGGAGATCTGTATCTCGTCGATCCCGCCGAAGATTTTGACTTTGAGGAATACGTCAGCGCCTCATTCAATGAAACCGAGCTCAAGATCGAATTAGATGAGCTTTCCGAGCTCGAACAGGGGTTTTTCAGCCTGGGGAAATCCTCGATCAGCCTGATGATCCCCAAGGGAGTGAAACTGAGCGTGGAAACCGACAACCTTCCCTTGAGCGTTCAAAACCTGGACGTTGATCTAGAGATCAGCAACGAAAACGGACCGGTGATGATCAATAACTGCCACGGCAAGAAGAAGATCGAAAGTGAAAACGGTCCGGTCAAATTGCATAACTGCGAAGGTGATTTGGATATCGAACTGGAAAACGGACCCCTTTCCGCGGAAGCAATGAGCGGAGATCAAATCATCATCAAATCCGAAAACGGCCCCGTTAAACTACGTGCCGCTTGCTTCAAAGCAGTGGAGATCGAGAACGAAAACGGAGTCATCTATTATGAGACCTTACCCGTCGAAGGCGGAAACTTCCGTTTTGAAAACGAAAACGGAATCGTGCATCTGGTTCTGCCGGAAGACTTTGACTTTGAGCTAAATGCCAAAACCGCGCTCGGAACGTTGAAGAGCAAGATCGACATCCAAATCACCCGCGATGACGACAGTTTCCACATGATCCGCGGAACTGGAGACACCAAGATCGAGATCATTACCGAAAACGGCATGATCAAACTGAGCTCGGACGGACACATGAACCTCAGCTTTCTGATGATGAAACTCGCACAGCTAAAGGATGGCATCAACATCACCATGTCCGACCAAGACAAGGAAAAAGTGATGAAATTGATGGAAAACATCAGTGCCTACGTTGAAAAGACGGTGAAATCCATTGACGAAGAAAAGATCCAAAGCACGATCATCGATGCCATCGGCAAGTTGAAAGAAACCGTGAGTGGATTTGATGTCTATGAGACCAAGGACAAGGTCGTCTCCAACGTCGATAAGATTAGTAAAGAGATCGGCGAGAGTTTTCAGGAGATTATCAAAGTCTTCAAGGAAAAGGTGGCGTCGGAATTTAAAAAAGAGCGGCTACAGGAACATTTCCACGGTGAAAAGGATATGTTTAAGAACTATTTCAAAAAGGTCTTTGATTCACCCTTGATCAAACCCTATCTGGGCGGCGATCTGAGCGACAAGGAAAAAGACTTGGTCAATGAGCGCAGCCGCATCAAAATCCTCGAAATGCTGGAAGCGGGAAAGATCACTTCCGAGGAAGCAGAGCGTCTTCTGAAAGCGATCAGCAAAGAATAA
- a CDS encoding DUF2089 family protein yields the protein MDILNCPLCHGALVVKEYHCRACAVSYNGEFERGWPELLRPEQLEFVKTFILVQGNIKEMEKRLKISYPTVKNRLVEIIRRIGKNNPASTGYEDILCDLEEGFIKVEDAIAMIETRRKQ from the coding sequence ATGGATATTTTAAATTGTCCGTTGTGTCACGGTGCTTTGGTCGTGAAGGAATATCACTGCCGGGCTTGCGCTGTGTCCTATAATGGCGAATTTGAGCGTGGTTGGCCCGAGCTTTTGAGGCCTGAGCAGCTTGAGTTCGTGAAGACATTTATCCTGGTTCAGGGCAACATCAAAGAGATGGAAAAGCGCCTGAAAATTTCCTACCCAACCGTCAAAAACAGACTGGTGGAGATCATCCGCCGCATTGGAAAAAACAACCCCGCCTCCACCGGATACGAAGATATACTATGCGACCTTGAGGAAGGTTTCATCAAGGTGGAGGACGCAATCGCAATGATAGAAACAAGGAGAAAACAATGA